A stretch of DNA from Arthrobacter jiangjiafuii:
CGAAGTAGCGGATGCCCGCGTTCCAGGCGGCCTCAACCGTTGCCAGCGCTTCCTCCTGCGGAATGTCGCGGAACATGTTTCCCAGCGGGGCCGTACCGAACCCGATCTTGTTCTGAAGCACTTCGTGGAGGTTAGCCATATGTGTTGAAATCCTTGACTGTTGGGGCCGTTAAATTTAGTGCCCTGTCCAAAGCACCCAAAACATGCCAACCGGGGTCTGTTGCCCCTTTATTCCTCCAGCCGATTACTCCGCCCGGCTGCACCCCCGCCCGGGACCGCGCCCCGTGTGACGCCGCTCGGACTGTCTCGAGGACAACGGGAGGCGGCGAGACAAGTACCACAGCTGTTCATACGGCTCGGGCCGGAGCGGACGCAGCGGGTAAGGTGGACGGGTGAAAGATGCCCCGGCAGAACCGGTTAACAACGAGACCATTGAACAAACGATCGAACGTCTGGGAGCAGTTGTACCGGACTACCCCAAGCCGGGTGTGGTCTTCCGTGACCTGACCCCCGTTTTCGCTGGCGGAGAGGCCTTCCGCGCCGTCGTGGATTCCCTGCTGGCCGAGTACAAGGGCCGCTTTGACTACGTTGCAGGCATCGAAGCCCGCGGCTTCCTCCTCGCGGCAGCCGCCGCATATGCTGCCGGCAAGGGCGTCCTGACCGTCCGCAAGCCCGGCAAGCTGCCGCGCGATACGTACTCGGAAAGCTACTCCATGGAATACAGCGAAAACACGCTCGAGGTCCACCAGGACGATTTCCCTGCCGGCTCGCGGATCCTGATCCTCGACGACGTTCTGGCCACCGGCGGGACGCTCGGCGCCACGGCCCGCCTCATTGAACAAGCCGGTGGAATTGTTGCCGGTTTCGGCGTCGTGCTCGAACTGCGCGACCTTGGCGGCCGCACGGCGCTTCACGACTATCCCGTCCACGCGCTGGCCGCTTACTAGACGCTCCATGTCATGACCGGGCAGCTGTAATGCGGCCCGGTCATCGCACCCCTGCGGCGCGCCACGACCACCCCGGCAGGGCCGGTGTCCACCCCCGTCTAGCCCAATGCGTGGAAAATGTCCAAATCCACGCTAAACTTGACGGTCTGCCTTTGCGAGAGGGAACGCGAACATGCCTGAAACGTCTTCTGCCCACCACGAGCTGGAACATGAGCGACACTATGTCGCCGGTTTGTACCAGCGACTCGATGAACTCCGCGAGGAAAAGCGCGAACAGCTGGCCCAGGTGCGGCGCAGCCACTCCGCCGGTTCGCACCAGAACCGCTCCGAGCGCGATGCCTTTGCGACCATGTATGAAGACCGCCTGGCACAGCTGAACGCCGTGGATGACCGGCTGGTGTTCGGCCGGTTGGACCTCGACGACGGCGAGGAGCGCTACATCGGCCGTATCGGCCTCTCCACGGAGGACCTGCAGCGCCTGATGGTCGACTGGCGTGCCCCCGAGGCCGGCACCTTTTACCAGGCGACGGCATTTGAACGCCAGGGCGTACGACGACGCCGCCACCTGATCCTCAAAGGCAGGAACGTGCAGGCCATCGAAGACGATGTCCTGGACTACAGCATGCTCGAAGAGGAAGCCGCCCTGCAGGGAGAAGGCGCCCTGCTGGCCGCGCTGAACTCCAAGCGCACCGGACAGATGTCTGACATCGTCGGCACCATCCAGGCCGAACAGGACCGCATTATCCGGGCACCGCTGGCCGGAACCCTGGTGGTGCAGGGCGGACCGGGAACGGGCAAGACCGCCGTCGCGCTCCACCGCGCCGCCTGCCTGCTGTACACCCACCGCGAACGGCTCAAGTCAGCCGGCGTGCTGCTGGTTGGCCCCTCCAATGCCTTCATCCGCTACATCGAACGTGTGCTGCCCTCCCTGGGCGAGACCGGCGTCGTGATGTCCAGCCTCGGCCAGCTGATGCCCGGCATCACCGCAGTGCAGGAAGAGGACGCCCACGTCGCCGAAATCAAGGGCCGGATCGACATGGTGGAGGTGATGGCCAACGCCGTCGCGAACCGCCAGCGCATGGTCCTGGAACCGCGCCGCCTGAACGTTGAGGGAACCATCCTCACGCTGACGCCGAAAATGGTCGCCCGGGCCCGCGACAAGGCCCGCGCCACCGGCAAGCCGCACAACGAAGCCCGCGTGACGTTCGTGAAGATCCTGCTGCGCGAACTCACCGAGCAGCTGACCGACCAGCTCGAGGAATCGGCCGGCGCCGGCAACAGCACCGACCGTGCCTACCTGGCCGAAGACGTGCGCAGCTCCCGCGATGTACGGGTGGCCCTGAACCTGTGCTGGATGCCGATGACGCCGGAGAAACTGCTCTCCGAGCTCTTCAGCAAGCCCGGCCAGCTCGAAGCTGCCGCCCCCGCCCTGACGGATGCGGAAATCGCCCTGCTGCGCCGCAGCCCGGACGCCCCGTGGACCGAATCCGACATTCCGCTGCTGGACGAGGCCGCCGAACTGCTGGGCGAGCTTGACGCCTCGGCCGGACGCGACCACGCCCTGCGCGAGGAACAGCGCAAGCGGGACCTGGCCAACGCCGAACGCGCCATCGAGAACACCGAGGGCTTCCTCGAAGACTCCGGCGCGCACGGCATCCTCTCCGCCGAGGACCTGGCCGACCACAACACCGTGGGGGAGGAGCGCCTGACCGCCGCCGACCGCGCCGCCGTCGACCGCACCTGGGCCTTCGGGCACATCGTGGTGGACGAGGCGCAGGAACTGTCCGCGATGCAGTGGCGGCTGCTGATGCGCCGCTGCCCGCTGAAGTCCTTCACCGTGGTCGGCGATATCGCCCAGACCAGTTCCGCTGCCGGTGCCACCTCCTGGCAGCAGGCGCTGACCCCGTTTGTGGGGGAGCGCTGGACCCTCGAAGAGCTCACCGTCAACTACCGCACCCCGGCACAGATCGCCGAAGCAGCAGTGCGGATGGCCAATGCGGCAGGGCTCGTGGTGTCCGCACCCAAGGCGGTCCGCGAAGGCCGCTGGGCGCCGTTCATCGACCAGGTGCCCGATGGCGGGCTGATTACCCGCCTGATGGAGACCCTGCCCGAGGACCTGGCCGCGCTCGAGGGCGGGCTGCTGGCGATCATCGCCGAGGAGCACCACCTCGACGCCGTCCGCCGGGAAGTCGGCGCCGTGTACGGCCGCCGCCTGGGCACCGGCGCGGGAGGCCTGGAGCAGGACATCGTGGT
This window harbors:
- a CDS encoding adenine phosphoribosyltransferase, yielding MKDAPAEPVNNETIEQTIERLGAVVPDYPKPGVVFRDLTPVFAGGEAFRAVVDSLLAEYKGRFDYVAGIEARGFLLAAAAAYAAGKGVLTVRKPGKLPRDTYSESYSMEYSENTLEVHQDDFPAGSRILILDDVLATGGTLGATARLIEQAGGIVAGFGVVLELRDLGGRTALHDYPVHALAAY
- a CDS encoding HelD family protein, with protein sequence MPETSSAHHELEHERHYVAGLYQRLDELREEKREQLAQVRRSHSAGSHQNRSERDAFATMYEDRLAQLNAVDDRLVFGRLDLDDGEERYIGRIGLSTEDLQRLMVDWRAPEAGTFYQATAFERQGVRRRRHLILKGRNVQAIEDDVLDYSMLEEEAALQGEGALLAALNSKRTGQMSDIVGTIQAEQDRIIRAPLAGTLVVQGGPGTGKTAVALHRAACLLYTHRERLKSAGVLLVGPSNAFIRYIERVLPSLGETGVVMSSLGQLMPGITAVQEEDAHVAEIKGRIDMVEVMANAVANRQRMVLEPRRLNVEGTILTLTPKMVARARDKARATGKPHNEARVTFVKILLRELTEQLTDQLEESAGAGNSTDRAYLAEDVRSSRDVRVALNLCWMPMTPEKLLSELFSKPGQLEAAAPALTDAEIALLRRSPDAPWTESDIPLLDEAAELLGELDASAGRDHALREEQRKRDLANAERAIENTEGFLEDSGAHGILSAEDLADHNTVGEERLTAADRAAVDRTWAFGHIVVDEAQELSAMQWRLLMRRCPLKSFTVVGDIAQTSSAAGATSWQQALTPFVGERWTLEELTVNYRTPAQIAEAAVRMANAAGLVVSAPKAVREGRWAPFIDQVPDGGLITRLMETLPEDLAALEGGLLAIIAEEHHLDAVRREVGAVYGRRLGTGAGGLEQDIVVTSPREAKGLEFDGVVILEPEELLTAAAGKVGDLYVAMTRPTQRLRLIAARPVPAGIVEEED